In Chaetodon trifascialis isolate fChaTrf1 chromosome 8, fChaTrf1.hap1, whole genome shotgun sequence, the DNA window aatcaaaatcaaTTTGGGTGTATTctatatttagaatattttcactgttttaccTTCCTGTCACACTGCTCTTTCTACAGGAGCTGAAGCTGTCTCCAAAGCCACGGTAAAACCAGACTCCATTGAAAAAATGATAATTTATATAATTAATTTTGCTTCTTCAAGCTGGGGGCATGCGGACCACCATCTACTGTAAGTAATACACTGACTATTGGTAAGTACCTCATACAGCCCCACTTTCAATAATCCAGGCTGTCCcattaaataaaaatggacGGTTCACAGCTAATGGGCTAGCTATGATAGCTTtcattgctctctctctgccccttcAAAAGTCAGCACTTTCAAGACAACCTGCTGTTGGTCATTTCTGTGAGTTCACCTGTCAGAGGTTCACCAAACTAAACTACAAAACCAAACACCTTGCACTGATAATGTTAATTGCATTGACATGAATTGATTTCACTGTAAACAATGCTGGTGTGGCTGGGCCTCAGCACTTTACATCCAGGTCAAATCATTTGAGTTTTTCTTGATTGCAAGGGACACAAATTTCTAAAACTGAGAGTGTGCAACAGGATACAAGGCTTCTTCCATTCTCGCAACATGTCTTTTGCAGGACTGAAGCATCTATTACACTCAACTCTGTCCCTGCTTACCATCAGGACTTGCTCTGTGCTTAGAAATCTGTCCCTGTGCTCACTCAAATCTTGACCCGAAGACTGATTTCCATTTAAATTTGTTTTACGCCCTTTCACTTGTTTTGCCATTAATGAACTTCCACACATAAGCAGTAAAGTTTAGCCTCAGAGCCTTTTAATTTTTTGTCTaccattgtttttcttcatttcgCCTTGCCCTAAaagtatttttccttttttggcaaGCTATTAGTGAATAAGAATTTGTTCTAAATGGACTTTCCTGATTAAAACAGTCGCACACAcccgcacaaacacacataaacatgcacacactaaaTGGTAGAAAGCTTGAATAAGGTTTTAATGAGGTGTGATGCCAAATGACAATAAGCTGACTAACACGTCTCTGTCTTTTCCGTCTCTCATTTGTCTCGCtgttgtctgttgtcctctttaTTTCACCTTTCCTCTCTTTATGTCTACCATTTAGGGAGGCGGCTCTAATTTTCATTTGCTGGCTCCGATGGACACTGATAGGgcactgctctcctctccacaacacacgcacacgcacgcacacacacacacacacacacacacacacacacacacacacacacacacacacacacacacacacacacacacacacacacacacacacacactcttccctCCATCATTCTGCTTGGTTTTACTGTAAATCACAGCACTCTGCTCGACATTGctctccatctgtttctcttcctctcacttcctTTACCGTTTAGTCTTCGCTCCCGTCTGCTTTTCATTCTCATTCCTCTGATCCGTCCAGATGTTTCCAGCCCTTCCACACTGTCCTTCACTGGTCTACACCTGCTCTGTCGCTCACCTCAAACACTCCCCTCTCGTCTGCACTCAAATAGCGGTGAGGTCATGAACGTCTTAGATCTCCGCCGTGCTTCATGGATCACTGCGAGTAAACCTGGCTGGTAGAGCAGCTGCTGCCCAATTTGCTCATTTGAGACAATCAATGAAAATAACACTGAGGAACTACAATACTTACAAGagatcacacagacacacacacacacggacacacacacgctccagTCCTGCTAATTGTTGGCTATTAGTCTGCAAGTCTGGCATTGCATGTCTTATTAAATACAGAATTTCAAATGAGCTTCGTTAAATAAGAAAGTACTCCCCTTTTAATGAAGCTAATTTATATGGAAATTACACATAATACTGACGATTCAGCGAGAGATTTATCCTCATTGGATGAAGGGGaggaattaaagaaaaaagagggggatagtgccccccccccctcactTTAGCAGGTCCCTGCTGTTGGACTCTTTCTGCAAGTTTGCTTTTGAAGCACACCCTCAGCAGGTTCAGGTCATGTATGTTTGGGTTGGGGATGcagccatcagtgtgtgtgtacgtgtgtgcgtgtgtgcgtgtgtgcgtgtgtgtgatggagagcatgtgtgtgaactCCTGTCCTTGTGCTGACCCTGCAGAGCTCCAGCCTGCCTCTCTGGTTCCCACTGATCCATCATGCTGTCTGATTTCCCAGAGAAGAGCCATTACTCtaagacaacacaacacattaGCAGTGAGCTGCAGGTGTCTCCTCTCGGCGTCGTCCTCATTCCTCACGATCCATGGACGCGCATGTCGTGTTTACAGTGCCCTGCCAGTCAAATTGCACGACGGTGGAGCCAAGGCGGAGGTCCCCCATCTGAAATGTACCCTCATATGTGGATAAATCCATCAGTTACTTCATTTTGTTGGTTTATTGCACAGTTAAGTCTGCTGAAGAGTGTTGAGCCGCATACTGTTTGATAAGacaatgtttctgtctttctcactctcaCTAGTGATTTATTAATGCAGGTCTGTATGCAGCTATGCCCCTGCAGACTGCTTCTGTCCCTCAGGCAAAAAGCTCACTGTTGCCCCCTGGTGGTAATTAACCAAGAACTAGGATTTGCCAAtatttcctctcatctcctgaCACCATCCCTAAAGGGAAgtataaatgaaaaatgttcaaaatcaaGTAGGTCTCCAAATATATCCTTAAGTTAAATAGGAGGGAAGATGTAATGAGCAGGAGGTGGAAGAGGGAAGCCTCTAAAACCCAAGATCTTGTGCATATCCCTGCTTTATGAATGACATTTTCAATGCTGGTTCACCTCGTAAGTGGATAATTATCTACAGCTCTCATAATCTACAGTGCACTTTGAaactgcaatgtttttttttttccatgtggtTTCCATGGATACAATTCTACTACTCGACCTGCAGACAGTATGTAAAAACCATGTTCAGCAAGTTTGTGTCATGAATAAAAGCTTTattcaaacatgaaataaaaaaagagtgacaaagaaaaaatgatCAGAACTCACAAGAATTTGCATAAATATATACCATCAGAGCAGTTCAGAGACAACATATCTGAAAAGGAAATATATCGCAACATCtacaaacaagcagcaaaataaaaacaaatcaaggacaatggagaatgaatgaattgaataCAATAAacatgtgtctctgctgtgcaggtcttttttttttttttttcaacttttttaaGTGATCTCATGGTCAAATGCATTAATGATTGTTGCCACCTGGAGGTTGCTCATACAGTTGAATCATTGCAGTCTTTTTTTCAACAGTTAGAAAATGCACACAGTTTAAAATTGAGCAACTCCATTTTGTTAATCATTGAGAATCAATGCAGAAACAGGCCAAGAGAGCAGTGTTATGGTGCTCTGACATAATGCATATTATGCAAAAAAGTGCATTCCTGTGGGATTATACAGGCTATTGTGTCTCAAAGCAACAGGACCGTGAACTGCAGAGTGGCTCATGTTTCGGAGCCTAAACGTTTGCCGACTGTTGTACGGTGTGACATTTGATGAGCAAGAGAAGCTTCCAGATGGATTCACTCTGCAAAATGCAGCTTGTTGgttctacaaccctgattccacaacagttgggacgctgtgtaaaacataaataaagcagaatcattgtgatcatttgctaatcgTTTTTGACATATTACCAACTAAagacagtacaaagacaatatatctaATGTTTGACCTCCTCAacttcattggtttttgtaaatatctgcttattctgaatttgatgcagcagcatgtttcaacAAAAGAGAAGTctgggaaagatgtgaaatgctccaaaaacacctgttcgGAATATTtcacaggttcattggtaacaggtgatagtaccaTGATTGGGTATGGAAAGGGCATCctagaaaggctcagtcgttcacaagtgcagatggagtgaggttcaccacttcgtgaacacatgactgggtaaaggatgttactacatgggctcaggaacactttgtaaaaccgttgtcagtaaatacagtttgtttgcaaacgattgcattctgtttttattcacgtCCCAACCTTCCTGGAACCGGGGTTGTACATCCGGCCTGTAATCACAAGTACTGAGAAACACCTGCTGGACTGGAACAAATAAAACACTATACTGACCATGTGCTCCTCGGATCACATATTTTAACTGATGCAGTATGACGGTGTATTTCACGATAATAAAACAGGTATTTGTGAAAGCTGCAGTGCTCACCTGCAGCATAGTGTTAACTGAGCACTGTTATACAATTGAGTTCACTTTGCTTTAATAAGGCCATGAAGTTAAATAAACCATTAGGCTAAGTAAAATCTTTACACTCATACCACAATGTATACCCACGCTAACAGTTCAGCAAGCTTCATTCttatataaaaaaacaattcaTATCAATATGGATGCAAAACAAATATTCACACGTGTGTACTGAACAACAGTGAATTTCAACAGTTCCCCCTCTATAAAAATAGCTTAAAAATCTGACACATATTTTAGTACAGTGTAGGGttaagtcagtttttttttctcttttacatCTGAGACAGTTTAATAACAGGCTGGTACATAagtcctctgctcctccttccctcctatGACACTGCCATACACAGACATAGGGCTTCAAAAGACCACCAAAGTCCCAATAAGGAGCGCTAAAGGGAGCAAAAATGAATGGcatctcctccctgctctcGACTAAAGACTCCAAACTGTCAGCAGACAGGTAGCACAGTCTTGTCTGCGCAGAGCTTCACATGCACAGTGGTTTAGTAGTAGAGCAGGGCTAGGTCCTTGAGAGGAAAGAGTGTGGCCAACAGTACAATACGTGTGCTCCGCTAGCAATGTCAGGATCATTGAAAAGGTGAAGCAGGGAGGACCAAACATGCCACGTTTGGCAAACAGAAATCACAgaatctctctcacacaggaAAGGGCATCTGAGGGTCAGAGACATCGAACACATAAGCATTTAGTAACCTATAGATCGCACACTTATCCACAACCCAGTGTTTTACACACACTGAAGCGGGCTGGGCTCTGAGACGGGGCCCGACCAAAGTGAACGAAAAGACAGGATGTGATCGTGAAATACAGCGAACGGGGCAGGAGTCAATGAACAGATTGTCACATTTCATGCTCTGCACAtgggaaatctttttttttttaaatttaaccaGACAGGCAATAAACATCGCTGTCATCCCCGTCGTCATTCGCGCCCACTTAATTCACATACACGGTAGGCGAAaccatactgtacacacacgaGTAAGTGCACAGGCATACAAACACACCCCCTAACAAACACACCTCCGATTGCACCATGGGTAACTTATAGTGTAAGTGGTGAATAGCTTGTCCCCTGATAcccaagaagaaaaaagcaaacacagaaggCAGACGAACGCAACACAAGCAGAACGAGTGATACAAACCACTGACAGTATAAGGACACTTGAAGAAAGATTGTATTGTTTGGATTAACTAAACGCAGTTGCTATGTACCGCTGTGTTTGCTGGTTATAGCTTTTCAAAGGATATAAAATAATAGCTATCTGTAGTATatggcaaaaataaataaatcaaacctCTTGCAGCAGTTGTTAAAAGGCCActgaatgcttgtgtgtgtgtgtgtgtgtgtgtgtgtgtgtgtgagagagagagagagagagagagatgcaaacTCAACAGCACAGGTAGGAACTAGCCATAAAGTCTTTAGCCTTACACCATCATGCATTGACATTACCATATAAAAGACTGATTCACAGCCTCAAACACAGTTTCTTGCTCAAGTTTCCAATCATGCTGTTATAAAGATTTGActgtgtgcatacagtacagCATCACAGGTTACAGTACAGCTTCCTCTCGGTAACCTGGATGAGCCCCCGTGACAGGGTGAAGCTGATTACCAGGCCAGTGATAAAAGCAAAGGAAATTACAAAGGTGCCTCAATCCTGAAACATGTTGGATTTCAAAGGCAGAGGCTGTCAAATAATGGCAGTAAATGGTCAAGGAGTTAAGAAAAAGCTTCAGTTTTCTGGCTGCAGCCATGCCAAATACCTAAATAGCACACGTATTCCTCAGGAGCACTTAATTTAGGATTCTTTCCTGACAACAGCAGAATATCGAAGTGCTGAAAGAAAGGCTTCATTTTGGGATTTGAGCCGGCGGCCCTTTGCAGGAGTTTAACTGAATAAGGCCCAAACTTAAAATGACTCCCCATACACTTAATCTGTACATTAACACTTTACAACCCCAATTCAAAAAAGTTGGAACGTCATGTAAAACATAactaaaacagaaatgtgatcatttgccaATCCTCcctgacatatactcaattgaaaacagtaaatagacaaaatatttgacaatgtagttgtggaatgttccaaaaacacctgtttggaacattccacaggtaaaccgCTTCATTGCTAACAGGTGACAGCATCataaaggggcatcctggaaagctCAGTCGTCCACaggcgaggatggagtgaggttcgccactttgtgaacacatgattggataaaggatgttactgcatggactctttgagcactttgtaaaaccgTTCAGTAAACACcgtttgtttgcaaatgactgcattctgtttttgtacGCTTTACACAGtgtctcagctttttttttatcagggtTGTATATTAAGTTGCCCTGAAGtcaaaatagttttttttttaaaggtacTGTGACGTCAGCTGATTCCATGTCAAATAACTGAAGAGCAACTCAGTTCAAAGTACCCGGCGAGTGATCGTAGCTTTACACAAAAGGACACTTCGAAGAGCTAAATCTATCCTGTTAAAGCATCAAAACCAACACTGCCCCGCCAGCGTCCCATCTGCACAGAACCCAAATTAATAATAAACATCGTTTCTAGCGGACAGTAACACTGAGCTTTTTCAAAAAGGAGTTTCAACCCCAAAGGGACAGTTATGTAAGGTTTCTTAGTGCGCTTAAACTTTTGTTTTGGATAGCAGTAGACAAAATTTGAAGTTGTGTAAAGACATAATGTCACATTGTCAGAACTCCCTCACTCAGTTTTTTCCCCCACGTCTTCCACCTCTATGAAGCTTTGGCTTTTCTCGCCCGCGGTGATGTTTTATCGTCAGACTTCACAACCCCATTGGCTGCACCTCCTGACAAGACAAGAGAAAGTGATTTTAGATAAATATGAGCAACACTGCAGAGAAATCTGAGCGTGTGAGACACAAACTGAAACACAGGATTACATTCTGTCTACCTGAGCAGGCGCTGAGGCGCTTTAAGACTCACCCCTTGCGGGCTCCCTTTTGTGAGGCTTGCTCTTTGGGCTGACCGTCTTCTTCTTTGAGGCCTGGTTCTGGCTGTGCTCCCTCCACTTTTTCAACTGGAAGTTAATGAATTTCCACATCATCCAGGCCTGTGTCAGGCAGATAGCTGCCAGACAGGTCATCCTGAAGGGTGGGGAGGACACATTTTAAAGGGGTAACTGGTGCTTTGTTTTGGCTCGTCTCTAGTTCAGCATTTTTCCTTTGCATATACTACCCACATTGTAACGATCCAAAGCTGGCTGAAAAGCTAAATCTTTAAGAACAAAAGGTTAAGTGATTAACTTgtgagcaggaaaacaaaactgtgcCCACTTTGTTTGTTTAAGTGAGCTTAGTACAAGACATTAAGGGCTCCTCCTGTTAATCGCCATCTGGACTTGCCTTATGGTGAGCACATTAAAGTTGCCTTCTGCTAGGGAGAAGCCCTGGTTTTCTGTACGGGGCAGCCCAAAGCCAAACGTCAGAACTGAGAGGGTGAGCGTGAGGAGGCGGGCGATGACAAAAAGCAGCGCCCACAGAGTAAAactggaagagaagaagaggttgTTCAGATCACGAAGCCGCCACATGCTAACGAGAAGACTGACATGCATGACAGCAATACCCTTTCTGCTTGTTCTCATCGCTGAAGTAGAAGAGGCGTGAAGCGTGGAACAGGAGCTCCACCAGGTAGTGAGGGACCAGCAGCACCAGGCCCAGTCGGTGGAGGCTAAACACGACGGGATGCAGAGAGAAGACGGCAACGCAGGCTTAACTGAGGACGACTCGGGACATAAAGAAAAAGTACTCTTCTTTTGGATCATGGCTGTGAACCAGGAGATGTGAAATGCTTTCATGGCAGTTTATCATATTAAAGGATTTTAGATCAGCAGTCTTAAAAAGAAAGAGGATGAGCGAAGGGAGCAGACTCCATTTTAAAAAACAGGTAGAGACCGCAGGTTAAAACAGCCTGAAATCTTATGGTATCAGTTCCTCATTACAGAGGAAAAGTCATGTGACCTGGCTTTGAGTTTAGATGAGAACTGAAAACTGAGCCGCCACTCAAACAAGAAAACAGTCACTCCACAAACTCACAGATAAGGTGCAGTAGCTTAGTGTCATGTACACTGTCCAAGTGGTTAATCGCATAATGACGCACTGATCTTACATTTATGCACTTTCCTGCAAAGGTAAAAAAAGCATCACTGCTTTCCCCAGTAAAAAGTTAAAACCACTTTTCAGGCACCAGATGGAAACATTATCAAATCATTATCAGGAAAAATGAGATCTTTATGAGCGATATACCTAGAGTACGCCCTTCAGGAATATTTCCATGGAGGACACGCTCAGAAAAATGAATTATGTCACTCACTTTAAGACATAGGCACCGGTGATGTGGACAACGTAAAGGCAGATGTAGTAGAGCTGGCGGGGGATGTCCTCCTGTAGAGatacaacagaggaggagagagtttgtgttagcagcagcagcagcagcagcagcagcatcacgcGTGCTGtagatttcagtcatttcatttacTGTAAACATTGTCGAGGAAAGTCTGCAACTTTTAGAACACAGCCGGGACTCATTAACTACCTTTTAGCTTTGACGCTGTGATACTTTCTATGCAAATTGAGCCTCGACAACCGCTTAGCTCCAATTTACTCTGAAATAATGTATGTACACTTATCAGCGAAGCAGCTCCACACACATGCGACGAACCTcaaatgaaaatgctttttcaATGGAGTACGAAAATGATAAGTGACAGCTTCTTCATGCTAattccaccaaaaaaaaaaaaaaaaacatttcgcATTGCTGGTGCATAAGCACTGCAACAGAGGCGCGGCTGTTTAATGTATTCGAAGCCCCTACGTGCACATCTGTGCTGCTGGCAGCTAACTCCTTGTGGAGACACATGGAAATCCCAGCAGGGATTGGCAGTGTTAGAGGGACATTAACGACCGATGTGTATGCACCGCTGTACTCATCATATGTTACAGTCTGCAGAGGCCATTGCACAAAAACTTTGACAATAACTAGCAAAATGAATTCTTTCATAGTCTGACGTGTTATGGTTGACACACTTGGCCTCTGAATTTAATTTGACggctttttctttcacttgagCCAATGTGCCGCCTCACATCTGCAGGACACCACTGATTTACACAAAGAGACTGCTGCTCTGTAATACAAAAACCCGaagcattttgcattttaagtacatctttttttttttttttttttttttttaagtgaactCACCTTCCGGACTTTTTGAAAGTACAGCTCGGGAAGTGCGTGGAGCCAATAGGCAATTTGGCAAATGTAGAAGAACTTGACCTGAAAACTTGACAGAGGACAGGTTGTGCAGAGGTAAGAGCCCAGGTGTTATTTCAGCACGGACAGACATCATATCACGTCAGTATCAATGGATCATGTGGTGCACGGTGCACTGATCTGTAACTTCTGTTTAAAATACAGTAACATGCACAATTCGCACCAGCAAACAAATGAGGTGAGAGTAGAataaagtgatgaaatgaaacagaatctCTTGCTGATCTGTGATATTAAGCTTGGACTGTAATATTAAACTTTGATATGAGATAGGAAAATGCATCCCAGCATTTCGAAACAAGTGCATCATATATTTAAAGAGAAGCTCAACATATGTCTGAATGGAAATGCTTCCCTCTTGAAACTCATTTAAAATTGGATTTAATCGCCGAGTTGTAAAATATAATCTCATGATGTGTAGAGGGTCTATAAATCTTTACTTACAccatgtgagtgtgtgggtaACCCTCCCATAAGAAAGTCGGATTTGTTGCAAAGTCCTCCTGtcaagagaaaaagagacatatGCAAAGATAAGAAAAAGCCTAATGCAGTCTGGGACAAAGTGTTTCTTTGACTCCTGACCCTCG includes these proteins:
- the LOC139335176 gene encoding translocating chain-associated membrane protein 1-like 1 isoform X1 yields the protein MGFRKKNKSPPVLSHEFVIQNHADMVSCLAMIILLGLMFEVTAKFAIMFITVQYNVTQVLADEKSEPVNLYQYGPKDVATVFFYLLIAVILHALIQEYILDKMNRRLHLSKTKHSKFNESGQLAAFYLFSFIWGCSILTAEDFATNPTFLWEGYPHTHMVFQVKFFYICQIAYWLHALPELYFQKVRKEDIPRQLYYICLYVVHITGAYVLNLHRLGLVLLVPHYLVELLFHASRLFYFSDENKQKGFTLWALLFVIARLLTLTLSVLTFGFGLPRTENQGFSLAEGNFNVLTIRMTCLAAICLTQAWMMWKFINFQLKKWREHSQNQASKKKTVSPKSKPHKREPARGGAANGVVKSDDKTSPRARKAKAS
- the LOC139335176 gene encoding translocating chain-associated membrane protein 1-like 1 isoform X2, which codes for MGFRKKNKSPPVLSHEFVIQNHADMVSCLAMIILLGLMFEVTAKFAIMFITVQYNVTQVLDEKSEPVNLYQYGPKDVATVFFYLLIAVILHALIQEYILDKMNRRLHLSKTKHSKFNESGQLAAFYLFSFIWGCSILTAEDFATNPTFLWEGYPHTHMVFQVKFFYICQIAYWLHALPELYFQKVRKEDIPRQLYYICLYVVHITGAYVLNLHRLGLVLLVPHYLVELLFHASRLFYFSDENKQKGFTLWALLFVIARLLTLTLSVLTFGFGLPRTENQGFSLAEGNFNVLTIRMTCLAAICLTQAWMMWKFINFQLKKWREHSQNQASKKKTVSPKSKPHKREPARGGAANGVVKSDDKTSPRARKAKAS